From the Lemur catta isolate mLemCat1 chromosome 1, mLemCat1.pri, whole genome shotgun sequence genome, the window GGCCCCAGCTTGGGGACACCTGCACAGGCAGCCCAGGAGGCCGCGGGCGCCGAGGCGTACGTAGATAAGACGCGGTAGATGGGGGTCCCTTTGCCCCTTCCCGGGACCTCTTCACACCCCAGGCTtgggctctgggcctcagtttccccgctGGCCCTCAACCAGCCACACCTGGAATGGCGCTGCCTCAGGTCTGGACTCCTGCGCTACACGTGCTGGGAGCCAAGGAAGCCGGCCAGGGCGAACGGGACTCCAGGGCGGGGTTTTCCTTAGTGGAGGCGGGGCCTCCAGACCAGCCGGAGCCGGTTTGGCCACTAGCCCGCCGCCAGAGACCCCCAGAACAGGCAGTCGCCTGGTCCCACGCCTTCATGGTCTCTGCGCCATGTGTATCTGCGGGACGGTGCACCCGGCGCTGGACGAGGGCTCTGTGCGTTGCCGCGCGGGGACCCGAGGTGAGGGGAGGGTGCCGGGCGCGGGGTCCCCCAGCCCCACGGGGAGCATGTGGCGCCCAGGACATTTGTGTCCCGCGGGCTGGGTACGCAGCCGCTGCTGCGCGCTTGCCTCCGCCGTGCCAAGTTGGACATCTCTGGACTTTGCAGGGATCCCGCCTGCCATCAGCTTCCCGGGTAGGGAGGTACTGCAGGGACCTTGGTGGCCAAGACCCGGTGGCGCGAGGGGCGGGGTGTGTGGAAGGAATGTCCAGGGAAGGGGCGTGGCCTGGAGCCCTGAAGCCCCTTCCCACCTCCGGGGACTCTGGCAGCAAAGATGCGCTCGGGCTCCTGGAGGTCCCAGGCGGGCGGACAGTGCCGGGCAGGATCTTTGGCTGGTGACTCCGCAGGCCTCTCCCCAGAGGTGGCAATCAGAGGGGGGTCCCCAGTGCTAAAATGGGGTGAGGCACCTATTTTCAGAGTTTAGTTTTTTGAATATTCTCATGGCCGTCAGAGGGTCAAAGCTGTCTGTCCTGCTGGTCGCCAGGTCCACTCCTGGGCTCTGTCTCTGGGCATTCTTTCACCTTGGCAGCATCGGTacactttgcttttttaaaaattgtttttatttttaaccgaGAACATTTTAGAAGGGCATTTAAAGCCACATTCCAGCAGGCAGATCTGACCATGACCCTCTGTCCTCTAACACCTTCTATGGTTCCCTATTGCCCTAGAGATAAAGCCAGGCAGGGCCCTTCTGTCTGGTGTTCTGATGCCTTCAGAGGTAATGGGAAAGATTTGTGCCTCAGTATTCTTGTCTGCAACATGAGGATGATGATGCCTGTCTCGTGGGGTGGCTGCGGGAAGAGAGTGAGATGACAGGGTTGCTGGGGGCCCAGTGCCCAGGCAGGCAGAAAGGGAGAGGGCTGGGCAGAGCTTTGAGCCGTCCTAAGGTctagggcagggcaggggccaggtgggCTTCATGGAGGAATGGGCCCGGGACTGCGGCTTGAAGGAGCAGCGGCAGTTTCCTTTCTGAAGGGACAGGAAAAGCATGTTCTTAGCAGAAGGGACTGTCTAAGCCAAGGTCTGGCCTTTGCTGAGGTAGCCAAGAGCCCAGACAGGGACAGTGCCCCACCCGAGGTCTCTCAGTGAGCCCTGGACATCTGCCCTCTCCCGCTTCTGCCTCAATTTCCCAATCTGGGGACAGGAGCtctgagcaggagggaggaggtaaACAGACTTTCACCGGGACCAGGCTCCTACCCCCCTGCTCACACCAACTCTGCCCAGCAGAACTCCTTGAGGCCCGCCGGCCACTGGCCCATGAATGCCTGGGCGAGGCCCTACGTGTAATGCGCCAGGTCATCTCTAAGTACCCGCTGCTGAACACTGTGGAGACGCTCACAGCTGCTGGCACCCTCATCGCAAAGGTCAAAGGTCAGCCAGCTGAGACGGGCAGCAAGGGCTCTCtggcagggagggcttcctggaggaatgCATGTTTGAAGTGGGTTTTGAAGGATGCATAGGAGTTTGACAGGCACAATGGTTCCTTGATACTCGCTCCCCCTGGGCTACGGGCTCCCCTCAGTGAGTTGCAGAGAAAGCAACCTTCTTGTCCCTGTCCCAGCCTTCCATTACGAGAGCAACAATGAGTCAGACAAGAGGGAGTTTGAGAAGGCGCTGGAGACGATCGCGGTGTCTTTTAGCAGCACGTGAGTGCGGGAGCCTGCAGGGCGGGCGTGGGGGGATGTGGGGGCCTCTGTTCTTCTTGATGCTGACACCCTGGCCCTGCAGTGTGTCTGAGTTCCTCATGGGTGAAGTGGACAGCAGCACCCTTCTGTCAGTGCCTCCCGGGGACCCTGGCCAGGTGAGTGTCCAGGTGTTCAGGTCACAGGGCATGGCGAGTCACCCTGCGTCATCtgtggacctcagtttccccctctgccCAGGCGGGCCATAACCGTCCCCTGCAGGGTGGTGGGCTCAGCACTTGGCGGGTCTCACCTGTGCCTCCCTCCCCTGTAGTCCGTGGAGAACCTATACGGACAGGGCAGTGAGGGTGCCGCTCCCAGCACTGAGGACTGCGACGCGGGTAAGTCTCCACCGCAGGCAGGCACCTGAGTGGCGGGCTGGGAGGTAGAGGGCCAGGCCATAGCTGAGCGGGCGTCCCCCCAGGCTGCCTGGCCCCCGAGGAGGTGGACATGTTGCTGCAGCGATGTGAAGGGGGTGTGGATGCCGCGCTGCAATATGCCAAGAACATGGCCAAGTACATGAAGGACCTCATAGGCTACCTGGAGAAGCGGACCACCCTGGGTGAGCGCCAGGGGAGCCCCAGCAGGatgtggcagggctggggtggggagggggtttgGGCGGGTTGGGGTTGGTGAGCCTCCGCCCCGCACCTCATACCGCTCCCCGGCCTGCAGAGATGGAGTTTGCCAAAGGCTTGCAGAAGATCGTGCACAACTGCAGACAAAGCGTCAtgcaggaggtgggggctggcCGGCACTGGGCAGGGGTCCCTGGGGCCTGGGTGTGAGTCTCAGCCCCCCTGTGAGGGGCCCGAGAGCAGGGGCTCCCCCTATACCATGAGGCCAacggtgggtgggtgggtgggtggctgcaGGGGCCAAGGAAGCAGTGGGCTCGGGGTGGTGGGCCACCCccatccctctccctgcctcagtgACCACTGCCCCACCCCGCAGCCCCACATGCCACTCCTGTCCATCTATTCGCTGGCCCTGGAGCAGGACCTGGAGTTTGGCCACAGCATGGTGCAGGCAGTGGGCACGCTGCAGACCCAGACTTTCATGCAGGTGGGCTGTGCCCAGGAGGGTGGCCTGGGCAGGGGGTGACACCAGGGCCCCCGCTCACAGcctgtctctccccagcccctgacccTGCGGAGGCTTGAGCACGAGAAGCGCAGGAAGGAGATCAAAGAGTCCTGGCACCGTGCCCAGAGGAAGCTGGTAGGGCTGGTggttggggtgggtggggtggggcagctggCACAGGCACAGCCTCCTGAGTGCACGTGTGGGGCTGGCTATGGCCCCGCAGGCTGACCTGCTCCTGGCTCAAAGATGCTCTGGctacacctgcagtcccagctactcagaaggctgaggcaggaggatctattgagcccaggagttggaggctgcagagagctgtgatgacaccacggcactctagcctgggcaacagagcaagactctgtctcaaaaaataaaaaacaaagcaaaaacaaatactATTGCCATGACAAGCTTGTGTCCCCATCTTACAGACATGTGAGGATTTCTCTTGGATCAGTGCCCAAAAGGGAATGGCTGCACCCAGGGTGTGAGTGTACGAGCTACCTTCCCAGGCCCTAGCAGTgcctttcctcttttgtgaacTCTCAGGTCCTCTCCTTTGTGCACCTTGGGTTGGACCGTAGCTTATTCTTATTGATTTCCCAGAGCTCTTTACATATGAGAGAATACCCTTAATGATGTGAGTTACAGACTCCCCTACCCACCACTACCCCTGTGTTTATTGTTTGACTCTTGATTTTACCTATGGCCTATTTGCCAGGTAGAAACCACTGAGTGTTAGTAGTAGTTGATTGTCAGTAGTCTAACACTAATAGGTTGATTGTTAGTTAGTCTTTTATGGTCTCTGAGTTTTGTGTCACTCATCAAAAGGCCTTCCCCAATCTGGGATTATTTTGGAAACTCTTCCCATGGTTTCTCCTAGTACTTGTGTTGGTTCTTGTCTTTATGTGTAAGTCTCTGATGGTGTAGGTTGTGAGGTGTGGCCCTCCCGAAGGCCCCCTGTTTTTTGACTAACTGCTGTTTCTGCCAACTCTGAGAGTCTGACTTCCTGCCTGCGCAGcctctgttttcatctgtgaGAACGGAAGTGAAAGAGACAGTGGCTTGAGACATCAGCCTACTCCTGCAGGGGCTGGTGGAGGTGTcagtgcctcagcttcccagccTGTCAAATGGGCACCCCAAATGCCCCTTCCTCATGGGGTCCCACTGTGGGGGCCATCTGGGCTGATGTGGGTGGGAAGAAGGGCGGGAAGAGGCTGGGAGACCAAGTCCTATTGCAGGACAGGATCAAACCTGGGCCCCTCACTCCCACGTCCACAGCAAGAGGCAGAGTCCAACCTGCGCAAGGCCAAGCAGGGCTACATCCAGCGCTGCGAGGACCATGACAAGGCCCGCTTCCTTGTGGCCAAGGCCGAGGAGGAACAGGCAGGGACCGCGCCTGGGGCGGGCAGTACGGCCTCCAAGACCCTGGACAAACGGCGGCGGCTGGAGGAGGAAGCCAAGAACAAGGTGAGGCTGGCGGGGAGGTGGCCACGGAGGGTCCCAGAGGATGAGACTCAGGGGTGGCATCTCTTGGGGTAATGTGTGAACTTTCCCACTCCAAGCCTTTGCCCGGGCCGTGCGTCCTGCCAGGAATGCCCTGCCCACCCTTCCCTGCATGGCTCAGCCCTGGGATGTCTGAATCAGGCCTGGCAATGCCCCGGGGGCTGAGCCTGCCTGTGCCCGCACCCACCCCAGGCAGAGGAGGCCATGGCCACGTATCGCACGTGCGTGGCAGATGCTAAGACACAGAAGCAGGAGCTGGAAGACACCAAGGTGACCGCATTACGGCAGATCCAGGAGGTCATCCGGCAGAGCGACCAGACCATCAAGTCGGTGTGTGCCGGTTCCCACCACCAGGGTGTGGGGGGCAGCTGTTGGTCCAGCCTCCTGACCCTGCCGCCCTCACGTGCCACCCGTAGGCCACCATTTCCTACTACCAGATGATGCACATGCAGACGGCCCCGCTGCCCGTGCACTTCCAGATGTTGTGCGAGAGCAGCAAGCTCTACGACCCAGGCCAGCAGTACGCCTCCCACGTGCGCCAGCTGCAACGCGGGGAGGAGCCAGATGTGCACTATGACTTTGAACCCCATGTCTCCACCAACACCTGGTACTGCCGCCTGCCCACCCGGTGCCCACTGTGCACATCCATGCCCTGGGGAGCTGGGCTTCTCACCTGTCACGGGGCGGGCAAAAGGACCCTCTGCCACACCACCAAGGCCCCCACTCCTCATTGTTCCTCCCATCAGGTCCCCTGTCATGCGTGCTCGGAAGGGGAGCTTCAACGTTGGTGATACTGCAGGGGCAGACACTGCCAGCAGCCCCCCAGAGGAAGGTGGCTCCCAGGACGGAACACTTGTCAAGGATCGCAGGGGTAAGTGTCCGGCGGGGCCCAGGGGTGGGTGCTGGCTCCCTGTGTTCCCTTCAGCCCTTCACCAGAGATGCCTCTTTCCTCAGGTGGGCGAGGACACCAGGTGCACAAGTCATGGCCGATCTCGATCTCAGACTCAGGCACCCTGGACCCCAGCACCAGCTCAGGTGAGGACCCTGGAAGGTGGGCTGGGATGGGGAAGCTCCCAGGCCTCAGTGGGCTCATCATGCATTGGGGGTGATAGAGGGTTCCAGATGGGCCCCCTGGCTGGTCCCTCCTGGCTCGGGGTGTCTGACAGCTCTGTTTTCCTGCTCAGGGGACTTTAAGAAGTTTGAACGCACATCCTCCAGTGGCACCATGTCATCCAACGAGGAGCTGGTGGACCAGGAGGGTGGTGCAGGGGCTTCAGCCTTTGAGCAGGGTGAGGGTCCCCTGACCCGGGTGTGGGGAGAAAGGAGGTTTGGACATGGTCTATTGGCCTGGCCCTGACCTGCCCGGGTGACACTGGCTGCCCGTCCTTCCCCCAGATGATCTCAATAGCATGGCCCCTGAGCTGCCAGCCATGCCCAGTGGGCCCTTCCGCAATGTGGGGCTGTCCAAGGCTGCGCGCACCCACCGGCTCCGGAAGCTCCGTACGCCTGCCAAGTGCCGGGAGTGCAACAGCTACGTCTACTTCCAGGGTGCTGAGTGTGAGGAGGTGAGTGGGGTCCCCAGGGGAGGGCTGGCACCTTTGGGGTGCCAGGCACCAGCTGGCCTGTGTGCTTTCAGGAAGGTCCAGCCCAGAACCGGGAGTGAGTGGGAAGCTTTTGGGTGTGTAGGCATCTGGAAGGAGGTGTAGGGGGGGTGATGGGGTGGGCTCTTTCAGGTTTGGGGGCAGGGTTGGCTCTCTCTGGTGCAGAGAGCACCCTCCCCAGGGCATCTGGGGAAGAGTGTCCCAGGAAGGAGGTgcagctagtgcaaaggccctggggctgccacAGGAAAACCAACAGGCGGGAAGAAGTGGAGGCCATGGGGTGGAAGTGCCATGTGCAGGGGCATGGGGGGCCTCAGGGGTCAGCGCTGGCGGGTGGGGGCATGGCCCGGAGCTCACTCCATGCCTGTCCCCCACAGTGCTGCCTGGCCTGCCACAAGAAGTGCCTGGAGACCCTGGCCATCCAGTGCGGCCACAAGAAGCTGCAGGGCCGGCTGCAGCTCTTCGGCCAGGACTTCGGCCGGGCAGCACGTGGCACCCCAGACGGTGTGCCCTTCCTGGTCAAGAAGTGCGTCTGTGAGATCGAGCGACGAGCTCTGCGCACCAAGGTGATGCCAGGTGCCCAGGGGGTTGTCCtgggggcaggagccaggaggTGGGTGTGGGCTGAGGACGAATGCCCCCCGCAGGGCATCTACCGGGTGAATGGGGTGAAGACGCGTGTGGAGAAGTTGTGCCAGGCCTTTGAGAACGGTAAGGAGCTGGTGGAGCTGTCACAGGCCCCGCCCCACGACATCAGCAACGTCCTCAAGCTCTACCTGCGCCAGGTGAGACCCgttggaggtgggcagggcagaggcctAGCCTGAGCCAGTGCCTGGAAGGGGCGTAGCCATGGCAGGAGCAGGTGACACTGAGTGGGGCGGAGGAAGGCTGttgtgggtgggtggggctgaggcTAGGGGCATGGCCAGGCCCACCGACCCCAGCTCTAACCCCTTGTCCGCAGCTGCCCGAGCCACTCATCTCCTTCCGCCTCTACCACGAGCTCGTGGGGCTGGCCAAGGACAGCCTGAAGGCAGAGGCCGAGGCCAAGGCGGCCTCCCGGGGCCGGCAGGATGGCTCCGAGAGCGAGGTGGCTGCTGTAGCTATGGCCTGCAGGCTGCGGGAGCTCCTGCAGGACCTGCCACCTGAGAACAGGGCCACGCTGCAGTACCTGCTGCGGCACCTGCGCAGGTGAGAGCAGGGGCCAGGGTGGCAGGGGTCCCCCAGGGCCGCTCACGTGCACCCCCTCATGCTCCTGGCCCCCCAGGATTGTGGAGGTGGAGCAGGACAACAAGATGACCCCAGGGAACCTGGGCATCGTGTTCGGGCCCACCCTGCTGCGGCCTCGGCCCACCGAGGCCACTGTCTCCCTCTCCTCGCTGGTGGACTACCCCCACCAGGCCCGCATCATCGAGACCCTCATCGTCCACTACCGCCTGGTCTTTGAGGAGGAACCAGAGGAGGCACCCGAAGGCCAGGTGAGGACAGGGGTCTGGCCAAGAGCCGTATGTGCGGGTGATGGTGAGGGCTGTTAGGGGCAGTGGTGGTGGTCTGTTTGACCAACGATGGGGAGAGAACTGGTCTGGACAGAACCCATTTTGTTTGCCAGGTGCCTCCTAAGCAAAGAACTGGGAGAgcctcgggtggtgcaaaggccctgtggccgCCCCTCCACTCTCTGGCACTCACATCAGACCTCTCTGTCCACCACGCCATTGcctgccactgcacccagctgctGGGTTTCACTTTCAACCTCTCAGGCCTCCCTTTCTAGGAATCGTGTCTGTCTCATTTCCTGAAAGCATCTTGCCCCCTTCTCCTGTCTTCAAGTCTTCcttatatttctttatctgtctttCGGCAGCTCTCACATGGAGGGAGGCAGCTTCCTGGGTTTCCTCCTGCTCTGCTTCATTGGATGAGCTCTGCAGAAGCCCAGAGTGGGTTGAGGGGTCAGAGTGGCTCAGCCTCCGATAAGAGCCGACTGTTGGGGCCAGGCCTGTTTACATTAGTGTGGTGGGTCGGCCTCAGCAGGAGTGGTGTCAGTAACGTTTAGGGGgttgtttcttttgttaatttatcCCTGGCCCCTCCCTGACCTCTCCCTGACCTCTGTTCTGCCCCTTCAGGGCGGGTCCTTGGACCCACAGGCTGAAGTGGTTGTCCAGGTGCCGTACCTGGAGGCGGGCGAGGGGGCTGCCTACCCACTGCAGGAGGTGGAGGACGGGGGAGAAGGTGAGTGCATGTGGTCACCGCTAGGCCTGTCACCTCAGTGGCCCTGGAGGAGGCCAGGACATTTTGCCAGTGGGTGCATGTGCCTGGTGACAGTGTTGTGTGCACAACAGCTGGTTGGTCCAGGTCGCAGTGCCCGGAAGCCGCATGTTCTTTGTCTGCCGTGAGGACCACATTTGttaaatgttcattctttttccttcactctgTTGCAAACAAGCAAAGCAATGCTTTTTCGAGGTCTACACTAAGAAATGGGCACCTTGAACGTCCAAGTGATGCCTCTGTGTGTTGTCTCTAGAGATACCAGGTGCCAGGCTGGGCTAAGCATGTCGCCCGTGGGCGTGTGCTTTCCAAGGGCAGGGACGGGCTTGGTTGGAGAGGGGGCCCCAGGATTTGATTCACGTGGGGCTGTCCTCACGGTATCAAAGGTGGCTGACCTGGGGCCTCCCTCTGGTCATGGGacacctctctcctcccccatccctctgCCTTAGAATCCCAAGTTGCGTCCAACGACTCAGACTcggagctggaggaggcctcCGACCCGCTGTCGTCGTCAGGTGCCAGCGCCCTGCACCACTTCAACTTCCTGGAGAAGCAGGAGTCCGAGGCCAGCTTGGAGGAGGGTCCCTGCAGCGGCAGTGGCAGCGAGGAGCAGCTGGAGGCTGCGGCCCGggaggatgaggatgaagatgaGGATGGCCCAGCCCGACGGCTCTCTGCGTATAACACCAACCAGTCCAACAACgtggc encodes:
- the ARHGAP45 gene encoding rho GTPase-activating protein 45 isoform X2, whose protein sequence is MLGRRGAQASYSPYRAGRQGPQRRGQDLRVQLRELPRKEGADTVFPGPSLEPPAVSSGIKATGTLKRPTSLSRHASAAGFPLSGAASWTLGRGHRSPMAAASPGELPTEGPSPDAVEDISHLLADVARFAEGLEKLKECVLRDELLEARRPLAHECLGEALRVMRQVISKYPLLNTVETLTAAGTLIAKVKAFHYESNNESDKREFEKALETIAVSFSSTVSEFLMGEVDSSTLLSVPPGDPGQSVENLYGQGSEGAAPSTEDCDAGCLAPEEVDMLLQRCEGGVDAALQYAKNMAKYMKDLIGYLEKRTTLEMEFAKGLQKIVHNCRQSVMQEPHMPLLSIYSLALEQDLEFGHSMVQAVGTLQTQTFMQPLTLRRLEHEKRRKEIKESWHRAQRKLQEAESNLRKAKQGYIQRCEDHDKARFLVAKAEEEQAGTAPGAGSTASKTLDKRRRLEEEAKNKAEEAMATYRTCVADAKTQKQELEDTKVTALRQIQEVIRQSDQTIKSATISYYQMMHMQTAPLPVHFQMLCESSKLYDPGQQYASHVRQLQRGEEPDVHYDFEPHVSTNTWSPVMRARKGSFNVGDTAGADTASSPPEEGGSQDGTLVKDRRGGRGHQVHKSWPISISDSGTLDPSTSSGDFKKFERTSSSGTMSSNEELVDQEGGAGASAFEQDDLNSMAPELPAMPSGPFRNVGLSKAARTHRLRKLRTPAKCRECNSYVYFQGAECEECCLACHKKCLETLAIQCGHKKLQGRLQLFGQDFGRAARGTPDGVPFLVKKCVCEIERRALRTKGIYRVNGVKTRVEKLCQAFENGKELVELSQAPPHDISNVLKLYLRQLPEPLISFRLYHELVGLAKDSLKAEAEAKAASRGRQDGSESEVAAVAMACRLRELLQDLPPENRATLQYLLRHLRRIVEVEQDNKMTPGNLGIVFGPTLLRPRPTEATVSLSSLVDYPHQARIIETLIVHYRLVFEEEPEEAPEGQGGSLDPQAEVVVQVPYLEAGEGAAYPLQEVEDGGEESQVASNDSDSELEEASDPLSSSGASALHHFNFLEKQESEASLEEGPCSGSGSEEQLEAAAREDEDEDEDGPARRLSAYNTNQSNNVAQGWLPTVRLRGGWIALGTCRERQPEFV
- the ARHGAP45 gene encoding rho GTPase-activating protein 45 isoform X1 — protein: MISGQKVLEGLLGCVCSWTRAWRVGWRTGGCGPQVLCPGDPPFPPEELPRKEGADTVFPGPSLEPPAVSSGIKATGTLKRPTSLSRHASAAGFPLSGAASWTLGRGHRSPMAAASPGELPTEGPSPDAVEDISHLLADVARFAEGLEKLKECVLRDELLEARRPLAHECLGEALRVMRQVISKYPLLNTVETLTAAGTLIAKVKAFHYESNNESDKREFEKALETIAVSFSSTVSEFLMGEVDSSTLLSVPPGDPGQSVENLYGQGSEGAAPSTEDCDAGCLAPEEVDMLLQRCEGGVDAALQYAKNMAKYMKDLIGYLEKRTTLEMEFAKGLQKIVHNCRQSVMQEPHMPLLSIYSLALEQDLEFGHSMVQAVGTLQTQTFMQPLTLRRLEHEKRRKEIKESWHRAQRKLQEAESNLRKAKQGYIQRCEDHDKARFLVAKAEEEQAGTAPGAGSTASKTLDKRRRLEEEAKNKAEEAMATYRTCVADAKTQKQELEDTKVTALRQIQEVIRQSDQTIKSATISYYQMMHMQTAPLPVHFQMLCESSKLYDPGQQYASHVRQLQRGEEPDVHYDFEPHVSTNTWSPVMRARKGSFNVGDTAGADTASSPPEEGGSQDGTLVKDRRGGRGHQVHKSWPISISDSGTLDPSTSSGDFKKFERTSSSGTMSSNEELVDQEGGAGASAFEQDDLNSMAPELPAMPSGPFRNVGLSKAARTHRLRKLRTPAKCRECNSYVYFQGAECEECCLACHKKCLETLAIQCGHKKLQGRLQLFGQDFGRAARGTPDGVPFLVKKCVCEIERRALRTKGIYRVNGVKTRVEKLCQAFENGKELVELSQAPPHDISNVLKLYLRQLPEPLISFRLYHELVGLAKDSLKAEAEAKAASRGRQDGSESEVAAVAMACRLRELLQDLPPENRATLQYLLRHLRRIVEVEQDNKMTPGNLGIVFGPTLLRPRPTEATVSLSSLVDYPHQARIIETLIVHYRLVFEEEPEEAPEGQGGSLDPQAEVVVQVPYLEAGEGAAYPLQEVEDGGEESQVASNDSDSELEEASDPLSSSGASALHHFNFLEKQESEASLEEGPCSGSGSEEQLEAAAREDEDEDEDGPARRLSAYNTNQSNNVAQGWLPTVRLRGGWIALGTCRERQPEFV
- the ARHGAP45 gene encoding rho GTPase-activating protein 45 isoform X3; translation: MFSRKKRELMKTPSISKKNRAGSPSPLPSGELPRKEGADTVFPGPSLEPPAVSSGIKATGTLKRPTSLSRHASAAGFPLSGAASWTLGRGHRSPMAAASPGELPTEGPSPDAVEDISHLLADVARFAEGLEKLKECVLRDELLEARRPLAHECLGEALRVMRQVISKYPLLNTVETLTAAGTLIAKVKAFHYESNNESDKREFEKALETIAVSFSSTVSEFLMGEVDSSTLLSVPPGDPGQSVENLYGQGSEGAAPSTEDCDAGCLAPEEVDMLLQRCEGGVDAALQYAKNMAKYMKDLIGYLEKRTTLEMEFAKGLQKIVHNCRQSVMQEPHMPLLSIYSLALEQDLEFGHSMVQAVGTLQTQTFMQPLTLRRLEHEKRRKEIKESWHRAQRKLQEAESNLRKAKQGYIQRCEDHDKARFLVAKAEEEQAGTAPGAGSTASKTLDKRRRLEEEAKNKAEEAMATYRTCVADAKTQKQELEDTKVTALRQIQEVIRQSDQTIKSATISYYQMMHMQTAPLPVHFQMLCESSKLYDPGQQYASHVRQLQRGEEPDVHYDFEPHVSTNTWSPVMRARKGSFNVGDTAGADTASSPPEEGGSQDGTLVKDRRGGRGHQVHKSWPISISDSGTLDPSTSSGDFKKFERTSSSGTMSSNEELVDQEGGAGASAFEQDDLNSMAPELPAMPSGPFRNVGLSKAARTHRLRKLRTPAKCRECNSYVYFQGAECEECCLACHKKCLETLAIQCGHKKLQGRLQLFGQDFGRAARGTPDGVPFLVKKCVCEIERRALRTKGIYRVNGVKTRVEKLCQAFENGKELVELSQAPPHDISNVLKLYLRQLPEPLISFRLYHELVGLAKDSLKAEAEAKAASRGRQDGSESEVAAVAMACRLRELLQDLPPENRATLQYLLRHLRRIVEVEQDNKMTPGNLGIVFGPTLLRPRPTEATVSLSSLVDYPHQARIIETLIVHYRLVFEEEPEEAPEGQGGSLDPQAEVVVQVPYLEAGEGAAYPLQEVEDGGEESQVASNDSDSELEEASDPLSSSGASALHHFNFLEKQESEASLEEGPCSGSGSEEQLEAAAREDEDEDEDGPARRLSAYNTNQSNNVAQGWLPTVRLRGGWIALGTCRERQPEFV
- the ARHGAP45 gene encoding rho GTPase-activating protein 45 isoform X4 yields the protein MCICGTVHPALDEGSVRCRAGTRELLEARRPLAHECLGEALRVMRQVISKYPLLNTVETLTAAGTLIAKVKAFHYESNNESDKREFEKALETIAVSFSSTVSEFLMGEVDSSTLLSVPPGDPGQSVENLYGQGSEGAAPSTEDCDAGCLAPEEVDMLLQRCEGGVDAALQYAKNMAKYMKDLIGYLEKRTTLEMEFAKGLQKIVHNCRQSVMQEPHMPLLSIYSLALEQDLEFGHSMVQAVGTLQTQTFMQPLTLRRLEHEKRRKEIKESWHRAQRKLQEAESNLRKAKQGYIQRCEDHDKARFLVAKAEEEQAGTAPGAGSTASKTLDKRRRLEEEAKNKAEEAMATYRTCVADAKTQKQELEDTKVTALRQIQEVIRQSDQTIKSATISYYQMMHMQTAPLPVHFQMLCESSKLYDPGQQYASHVRQLQRGEEPDVHYDFEPHVSTNTWSPVMRARKGSFNVGDTAGADTASSPPEEGGSQDGTLVKDRRGGRGHQVHKSWPISISDSGTLDPSTSSGDFKKFERTSSSGTMSSNEELVDQEGGAGASAFEQDDLNSMAPELPAMPSGPFRNVGLSKAARTHRLRKLRTPAKCRECNSYVYFQGAECEECCLACHKKCLETLAIQCGHKKLQGRLQLFGQDFGRAARGTPDGVPFLVKKCVCEIERRALRTKGIYRVNGVKTRVEKLCQAFENGKELVELSQAPPHDISNVLKLYLRQLPEPLISFRLYHELVGLAKDSLKAEAEAKAASRGRQDGSESEVAAVAMACRLRELLQDLPPENRATLQYLLRHLRRIVEVEQDNKMTPGNLGIVFGPTLLRPRPTEATVSLSSLVDYPHQARIIETLIVHYRLVFEEEPEEAPEGQGGSLDPQAEVVVQVPYLEAGEGAAYPLQEVEDGGEESQVASNDSDSELEEASDPLSSSGASALHHFNFLEKQESEASLEEGPCSGSGSEEQLEAAAREDEDEDEDGPARRLSAYNTNQSNNVAQGWLPTVRLRGGWIALGTCRERQPEFV